Genomic window (Paenibacillus sp. PK3_47):
TGGAAGGGATTTTTGATAGTATTCGTATCCGCCATAAACGATAAGTCCTATCAATACAAAAATTGCAATTATATTTTTTCTCAACGAATACCTCACCACCGTTAAAAATTGATATCCCAAAAGGTAAATTGGGCTAGCCATGCACTGATTCTCTGCAGTTGGCCAGTAAATAACAGCAGACCCAACCCGATAAGCAGCCAACCATTCAATTTTGACAAAAGTGGAACCCATTTATTGATTTTTTTCAATAACTGTAGAGAATATGTTAATAACCATGAAATTAGCAAAAAGGGTACTCCCATTCCGAGCGAATAGATGGAGAGTAATCCAACCCCATTCCATAGCGTTTCACTGGAACCGGCCAGAAACAAAATAGCTGACAACGCAAAACCTACACAAGGGCTCCATCCTGCACCAAAAGCCACACCGGTAAGCAGCGAGCGGATAACCCCCCGGCCCCTGTCCGTCTTGATTTCCCATGTCTTTTCGGACATTAACAAACGCAAATTGAGAATTCCAGCCATCTGTAAACCAAAAATTATAATAAGCAATCCGCTTAATTTTTGGATCAGCTCGCGCTCCTTAGCAAAAAGATGGCCTACAAAGCTTGCAGAAGCCCCCATCACAATAAAGACAAGGCTAAAACCTGCAATAAAAAAGAATGACAGCATAAACATTTTTCCACGATGTACAACCAGCTTGCCATTCTCAACGGAAGAACCGGTTAAGTGAGAAATGTAAGCGGGAAGGAGCGGGAAGATACACGGGGATAAAAATGACAGAACCCCTGCAGCAAAGGCTGAAAAAAGGCTAAGGTTATCCATTTGTTCCCCCTCTCTGCAGTTTATCGCTCAACCAGCCCGTTCCGGCCAAAGCTGCGGCGGCAAAAACGAAAAACACCTGCTGCTTATTAAAGGATACTACCCAGGCATGCCGCTCGGGAATGAAAAACCAAAGTACGATATGTCCGATACAGAACCAGAAAGCATAATTGAATCTCGCAGAATATATATTGGATGATCTCGAATGTACCAGTATGAGTACAAGAAACAAAATGGATATTAATAAGCTTGCCACATGAAACCAGATGGTCTCCGTTTGGGTCATCAACAGCAGCATTTGTGAAGCTAAGTAACCAGCCAATAGATATACAATCAAAAGATCAGCCCAAGCTGTAAAAGAAAGGATCCTTTTTCGGGCCCCTTTCCAAATATAAAACGCCGAAACTAAGCTTGCAGCCCTATCCCGCGTTCCCCGCCATCAAAATAAACGAGAGACATTGGCTGTTGAATAACCTCTCCCGGATGAAAGAGCAGAAAACTCGCTTTCCAGACCAACATCCATAGCCAATATGCATTGGATATAATGCTCAAGACTTCCTCCTGCGCCGGTTTGTTTCGATGATGAAAATACACCATTAGCCAGCCCGCTACACCAAACCCTAAATACAATATCAGCTGCCCATTCAAGACTAAAGAACCGATTTGAAAATTGTGCACTAAGCCCCTCCCCCCTACAAATGAGCATAAAGCATATTTTTAAAGAAATGATTAAGCAGACCTTTCTAAAACTCTGATCAGCCTCTTTAACGTTTCTTAACAATACAAAAGTAAGATGGTAAAAAGGAGGAGTCTTATGAATCATATTAAAACTGCGCGACGTTGGTATAAAATAATCCCAATTTCACTAATCCTGCTTGGAACCATTCTGATTTTATATAGACCCGTTATTAATTACTGGATAGCTCCAAATCATTTCAAGAAAATATATCAGGTCAATTTGGGAACAGAGGGAATCAAACAAAATGTGGAATTATTAGAGTCGCAAAGTCAGGAACGGATAACCCAAAACTTTGACTTCTCGGAAGTAGAGAACCTGAGTGTCCTGGATGTAACCTCATCAATTCGAACCGAAAACGTCATCGGGGGTATATATATCCCCAGTACAGGTATTAACCTGCCAATTCTATATGGGGCTACTAATGAAAACTTGCGGGTGGCCAGCGCTACCTTGAAGCCTGATCAGGTTATGGGTACTGGAAATTATGCCATTGCTGCGCATAACTCAAAAAACCCCAAAGTTTTGTTCGGTTCTTTAAGGAAAGTACAAATGGGTGCTGAGATGTACTTAACCGATAAAAATAAAGTTTATATATATAAGATGGTCGATCGTAAGGTTGTTATGCCGGAGAGAATAGATGTTATTGATGATGTAGAAAATAAGAAATTATTAACACTCATCAGCTGTTTTAGCTGGGACGGATCTGATCGGCTCGTGGTCACCGGGGAGCTTACTCAAGTTGTAGATTATATTGACGTAGATAAGGAAGTCTTTACTGCCTTCGAATCTCTGTAGTCATGATTTGAACGCTCATATTTCTTGGAAATAAGTCATTCCCTCTAATGCTTAAAATGCAATAAATCGATACCCCATTCCTCTAACCGTTTCAATAAAGCAGGGGCCGCCTTCCTGGGTTTCGATCTTTTCCCGGAGTCGGCTAATATGGACATCTACAGTTCTCTCAATTACATTGCGTTCCTCATTTGGGTAAAGTTCCTCCAATATTTGTTCTCTACCCAATATCTGATTTGGATGTCTCATCAAAAAATACAGAAGCTTAAATTCATGCATTGTAAGTGGAATGAGTTCACCGTTCAATTTAGCTTCTCTGCGAAGCGGTTTTACTGTTAGTCCGTTATAACTGATTTTGCTGCAGCGATTCGCTGTTCTACGTAAAACAGCTTCCACCCTGGCCACAACTTCACGTGGACTAAACGGTTTGGTAACATAATCATCTGCTCCCAATTGGAGGCCCTGAATACGGTCTTCCTCAGCTGCTTTAGCCGTAAGCATCATAATGGGAATATCGCTCTTCCTATCAGTACGGATCCACCGGCAAAGCTCTTCCCCGCTTTTGTACGGAAGCACGAGATCCAGAATAACAAAACAGGGGTCTAGTTTATCAAAAGTCTCCATTCCTTCATACCCGTCAGCCGCTAATATGATTTCATAGCCCTCTTTTTCAAGATACGATTTAAGCAGCTTTCGTATATTTGCGTTATCCTCAACGATCAAGATCGTTTTGCCTTTCATGAAATCGTACCTCCATTGAAGTTTTAAGTTCGTCGGCCAATTTACGTTGAGATTCGGCTGAATCCTGATTCTATCCTACCGGGTTCTATGAATGCCTGATTGTAAAAAAGGAACCAGCTGAGCGGTTCCTTTTTAAAGAAATGATTTTCTTGTTCTTAAGTGTTATTTTCCTGAAACATTCAGAATTTTATTTTTGAGTGAATCCTTTGAATTTACTCCGACCATCTGATCAATCAGTTTGCCGTCTTTAAACAGCAGTAAAGTTGGAATGCTGCGTACACTAAATTGTGCAGCTAATTCCTGCTCCTCATCGACATTTACTTTACCAATGTTGGCTTTCCCCTTAAACTCATCTGCCAATTCTTCAACTATAGGAAGCTGAACCCGGCATGGGCCACACCAGGGTGCCCAAAAATCAATTAGAGAAACTCCTGATTGAATATGATCTTTAAACGAATCTTTTGTCAGAGCAGTTGCACTCATATGAATATCCTCCCTCGAAATCAAATTTATTATAATTTAATGGAGACATCACCGCTGATGTCAATTTGAACTCCGGCCTTTTTAAGCAAATTTCCGATGTCGCAGTTACGGTCGGCCGCTGCGAGGGTCCGGTCAACAGATTGAATCTGCTCTTCAGTCGCACCAACTGGCAGCTTAATTGCCGGATAATGAGTGATCTTGAAACCCTCTTCTTTGGAAACACTTGCTTCCGAACGCATCTTCAAGCTTTCTACAATAAGGCTTCTAGCCTCCAGCATACCTACTAGCGTCATCAGAAAACAGGTCGCGGCGGAAGCGACCAGTAGTTCCTTGGGCTCTGAACCTTCGCCAGTACCTCCAAAGGATTGAGGCACTGCAATTTCTGTTTTGAGATATTCAGCTTCAATTGTTCCGTTTCCGCTTTTATTTCCGTTCCATTCCATATTCAAGATTGTTTTTGACCGATCCATAATCCGCATCTCCTTTAGATTAGTTAACTAGTTAATTAGTCATTTATAATCATATTTTAGCCCTCTTCATATCATTTGTCAAGCCAGCGCCTAATTAGGCTACGACCAAGGATGAATGCTTGATTTTTATCTGCCACTTCATTAAGCTGTACATATCTAAATTAATAGACAACTCACCAAGAAAGCAGGTCGTTCAAGATGGAAGCTTCAGGCTTGCTCTTTAATATCGATGCCGATTTCCCCTTACCTATTCATATACAGCTCAAGGAACAAATCAAATGGCTTATAGGAAAAGGTCTGCTAAACCCGGGAGATACCCTCCCCTCTACCAATCAGTTGGCCGAACAGTTATCGATCAACCGCAATACCATTCAAAGCGTGTATGCCCAATTGAAAGAAGAGGGACTTCTTCTGATGCAGAAGGGCAGGGGAACGCAAGTTGCCGGGGAAGAAGAAATCACCCGGTTCAAGATAAACCATCCTCATTTCTCTTTTGTAGAGCAAATGATTGATGAGGCTCACCAATCTAATTTTGTAATCGATGATCTGCTGCTATCAGGATTTGCATATGTGCAATTGTTTGGCCAGCGACAAAAAAGGAAGCAGCGTTATCTGTTTATTGAGTGTAAAATGAGCTCCTGCATCTTTTATCTGGATGAGATCCGAAGATTAACCTCTGCTGAGATTCAAACGATTGATGTAACATCACTTCCAGAAGAGGATTTGAAACAGGCTATACACAATGCAGACGTCATTATTACGAGAAGCGATTTGGCTGAACAATTAAGAAAGTTTGTTGATGAAGCTAAAAAGACACTCATTTCGGTCGGTTCCACAGGTGACGTGTCACTGCTGCTTAATATGATAAGGCAGCCTTAAACTGACTGTCTTTCGCCTCTGCGGCAGTAGAAAAGCCGGTCAGCTGACCGGCTTTTTAATCGTTGTGTTCCTATCCCGTTACTTAAAAAATTGAGGAAGATATTCACAATGAGCTTCTAACATTTCATCCAAAAGAGCCTTTGCCCCATCTCCGCTCGTTACAAGCGGGTTCAATGTGAAGGCCTGCAGGGCTGTCGCATAATCTCCTGTGATGGCAGCTTCGACTGTCAGTTCCTCCATGGCTTTCATCACCTGCAGCAGCCCGCGCTGGGCTGGCGGAAACGCTCCAAAGTGGACCGGCTCCGCACCATGTGCAGTGATAATGCTCGTTACTTCAATGGCACTCTCGTAAGGAAGGTCGCTTATCGTTCCCCGGTTACGTGTGTTTACTACCATTTTTGTCCCTTTATTATTATAAATCGAGTTGATGATCTCACAGGCTGCATCGCTGTAATAAGCTCCTCCGCGTTTCTCTAGCTCCTTCGGCTTGTAATCGAGTTTCGGATCTTTATACAGTTCAAAAAGACTCTCCTCCAGACACTTGACGACCTGGCCGCGGGTACCTTCTCTGTTCGCCTCGTCCACTTCTTCTTTTAACATACTGTCTGTCATGTAGTAGTAACGGTGATAAGGACACGGCAGCATTTCCAATTGAGCGATTTGTTCAGGCAAGAACCGCATTTCTTTAATATTCTCAACAAGTTTCTCCGGCTTGGCATTCGGTCCGTACAATTTATCAATAATTTCTGCCGTGAGCTCTTTTCCTTTTTGGTCATATACTTTATGCCAATGTAGGTGGTTAATGCCGGCAAATTTAAAGAAAAGGTCTTCTTCTGCCTTTTCAATAACGGCTGCCTCATTCTTGACCGCAATTATTGGAACATTGCATAGCCCGATTATTTTTTCCCATTGTCCGTACCGAAGTACAGCTTCCGTAACCATCCCTGCCGGATTTGTGAAATTGATCAGCCAAGCCTCCGGACACAGCTCTTTCATGTCTTCGACGATCTCAAGGACGATCGGTATAGTCCGAAATGCCTTCAGCATACCGCCCGCCCCGTTTGTTTCCTGTCCGATCATACCGTGACGTAGGGGGATAGCCTCATCTTTAATGCGTGCATCAAGCAAGCCTACCCGGAACTGGGTTGTCACAAAGTCCGCCTCCGCAAGCGCCTCTCTGCGGTCAAGTGTCAAATGTATATCACACTCAATCCCTTCTGCTTTGATCATCCGCTTCGCCATGGCACCTACAATTTCAAGCTTTTCTCTACCTGCCTCTATGTCCACCAGCCACAATTCACGGACCGGAAGCTCATGGTATCTGTTGATAAAACCTTCAATTAACTCCGGTGTATAGCTGGAACCGCCGCCGATTGTCACAATCTTCAATCCTTTTTTCAAAGAGAACGCCTCCTGTATGACTCTTTTTTCTACACTTTCACTTTATTTTATGGAATGCATTACAGGTCAAGCTCTCTTTTTTCTGGGTTTAAAAAGGCCGGAATGGGAGGTTTGAATGGACCTTAAATATGCTATGCTTTAGACTAGAGGTGAAAATTCATGACCAATATTCAGGAAATCGCGCGACTTGCAGGCGTTTCCACAACTACGGTCTCGCGTGTCATCAATCAACATCCATATGTAAATGAGGCCAAGCGCAAAGAAATACTCAAAATCATTGAGCAATTGGATTATGTACCTAACTCAAATGCAAAATCCCTTAAAGAAGGAATGACCCGGATCATTGGAGTTCTAACCGGAACTCATACCACCTTGTCTACAGCATTCATTCAAGCTTTTAACACTAGCGCAAATAAGCATGGATTCAATGTAATGCTGTTTATGACAAACGGAGACCGCCAACAGGAACTTACCGCGCTTGAAATGCTGCGCAGTAAGCAACTCGATGCCTTGATTTGTCTGTTTCGAACCAACGAATGGTCTGTCATCGAATCTTATGCCAAATACGGTCCGATTGTAACTTGGCAAAGGCTTGTGAGCCATACCATCCCCTCAGTCTTCATGGACCAGTATCAGGGCTACACGCTAGGACTTGAATATTTGTACGCCAAGGGCTACCGCAGGATCGCAAACGTATTTTCCTCAAAGGGATTAAATACGCCGGAACGGATCAGAGCTTATAACGATTTTGCAGATAAGTATCGATTAAAAGCCAACCGCTTCCCGGATTTCCATGATAAGCTCACCATTTATGACGGAGAAGAGGTGGCAAGATGGTGGATCAGACAAAATGACAGGCCCGATGCTATCGCTTGTTCGAATGACAGTGTAGCTGCCGGACTTCTTACAGAACTTAGGCGTGCAGGATTCTCCGCTCCGCGCGACGTAGGCATACTGGGATTCGACAACACCGAGTTGGCTCATCTGCTCGATCTGACCACCATCCATTCCCCCGCAAACAAACAGGCCGAGAACGCCTTTTATATCATTCTGGATATGCTGGGTCAGCCTGCTCCCGAAGTTCACACTTTGGAATTTGAACTGATCGAGCGGAAATCCACATGAAGTTGAAGAAAAGAGATCCATCAGGATCTCTTTTTGAATGACACCGCCGCTCAAATTTCTCACCTTAAAGCCATGCTGCCGTAATATTTGTGTAGCCGTATATCCCCGTAAACCAACCTGGCAGTCCCCCCCTTCAATCTACACCGGAGTGGAAGGCTGATATGATAAAGAAAAACCACATGGAGTTGTAAACTCAAATGTGGCTGAATTATATTGTGACATTGCAGAAGCCCTCAACCTTAGACTCCCCTATATCCCCTCATCTTCTAAATTTCTGATCATCATGATTTTTTTATAACCACAGATATTTTGTAATTTGCATGTTCGCTCAACTCGCCCAGGAATTGATCCAAAAGCTCATTGGATGGAAACCGGCACTCTAAAAGATAACAACCATCCCCGCTAATTTTGTAGCTGTTTAATACATAGCGTCCTTGCTTTTCTATAAAGGTAAGTATTGTTTGGTGGTTATGTGTGTTTGTATAGATTGTAATAAATGCATGCATATAGCA
Coding sequences:
- a CDS encoding 6-phospho-beta-glucosidase, whose translation is MKKGLKIVTIGGGSSYTPELIEGFINRYHELPVRELWLVDIEAGREKLEIVGAMAKRMIKAEGIECDIHLTLDRREALAEADFVTTQFRVGLLDARIKDEAIPLRHGMIGQETNGAGGMLKAFRTIPIVLEIVEDMKELCPEAWLINFTNPAGMVTEAVLRYGQWEKIIGLCNVPIIAVKNEAAVIEKAEEDLFFKFAGINHLHWHKVYDQKGKELTAEIIDKLYGPNAKPEKLVENIKEMRFLPEQIAQLEMLPCPYHRYYYMTDSMLKEEVDEANREGTRGQVVKCLEESLFELYKDPKLDYKPKELEKRGGAYYSDAACEIINSIYNNKGTKMVVNTRNRGTISDLPYESAIEVTSIITAHGAEPVHFGAFPPAQRGLLQVMKAMEELTVEAAITGDYATALQAFTLNPLVTSGDGAKALLDEMLEAHCEYLPQFFK
- a CDS encoding cytochrome c biogenesis protein CcdA, with the protein product MDNLSLFSAFAAGVLSFLSPCIFPLLPAYISHLTGSSVENGKLVVHRGKMFMLSFFFIAGFSLVFIVMGASASFVGHLFAKERELIQKLSGLLIIIFGLQMAGILNLRLLMSEKTWEIKTDRGRGVIRSLLTGVAFGAGWSPCVGFALSAILFLAGSSETLWNGVGLLSIYSLGMGVPFLLISWLLTYSLQLLKKINKWVPLLSKLNGWLLIGLGLLLFTGQLQRISAWLAQFTFWDINF
- a CDS encoding class A sortase, producing MNHIKTARRWYKIIPISLILLGTILILYRPVINYWIAPNHFKKIYQVNLGTEGIKQNVELLESQSQERITQNFDFSEVENLSVLDVTSSIRTENVIGGIYIPSTGINLPILYGATNENLRVASATLKPDQVMGTGNYAIAAHNSKNPKVLFGSLRKVQMGAEMYLTDKNKVYIYKMVDRKVVMPERIDVIDDVENKKLLTLISCFSWDGSDRLVVTGELTQVVDYIDVDKEVFTAFESL
- a CDS encoding GntR family transcriptional regulator, with product MEASGLLFNIDADFPLPIHIQLKEQIKWLIGKGLLNPGDTLPSTNQLAEQLSINRNTIQSVYAQLKEEGLLLMQKGRGTQVAGEEEITRFKINHPHFSFVEQMIDEAHQSNFVIDDLLLSGFAYVQLFGQRQKRKQRYLFIECKMSSCIFYLDEIRRLTSAEIQTIDVTSLPEEDLKQAIHNADVIITRSDLAEQLRKFVDEAKKTLISVGSTGDVSLLLNMIRQP
- the trxA gene encoding thioredoxin; this encodes MSATALTKDSFKDHIQSGVSLIDFWAPWCGPCRVQLPIVEELADEFKGKANIGKVNVDEEQELAAQFSVRSIPTLLLFKDGKLIDQMVGVNSKDSLKNKILNVSGK
- a CDS encoding LacI family DNA-binding transcriptional regulator; the encoded protein is MTNIQEIARLAGVSTTTVSRVINQHPYVNEAKRKEILKIIEQLDYVPNSNAKSLKEGMTRIIGVLTGTHTTLSTAFIQAFNTSANKHGFNVMLFMTNGDRQQELTALEMLRSKQLDALICLFRTNEWSVIESYAKYGPIVTWQRLVSHTIPSVFMDQYQGYTLGLEYLYAKGYRRIANVFSSKGLNTPERIRAYNDFADKYRLKANRFPDFHDKLTIYDGEEVARWWIRQNDRPDAIACSNDSVAAGLLTELRRAGFSAPRDVGILGFDNTELAHLLDLTTIHSPANKQAENAFYIILDMLGQPAPEVHTLEFELIERKST
- a CDS encoding Lrp/AsnC family transcriptional regulator, which codes for MDQTDLIILSELHNNSRITMKELGGKVHLTGQAAASRVMKLEDCGVIEGYTIKINQSKLGCYMHAFITIYTNTHNHQTILTFIEKQGRYVLNSYKISGDGCYLLECRFPSNELLDQFLGELSEHANYKISVVIKKS
- a CDS encoding OsmC family protein — protein: MDRSKTILNMEWNGNKSGNGTIEAEYLKTEIAVPQSFGGTGEGSEPKELLVASAATCFLMTLVGMLEARSLIVESLKMRSEASVSKEEGFKITHYPAIKLPVGATEEQIQSVDRTLAAADRNCDIGNLLKKAGVQIDISGDVSIKL
- a CDS encoding response regulator transcription factor, which gives rise to MKGKTILIVEDNANIRKLLKSYLEKEGYEIILAADGYEGMETFDKLDPCFVILDLVLPYKSGEELCRWIRTDRKSDIPIMMLTAKAAEEDRIQGLQLGADDYVTKPFSPREVVARVEAVLRRTANRCSKISYNGLTVKPLRREAKLNGELIPLTMHEFKLLYFLMRHPNQILGREQILEELYPNEERNVIERTVDVHISRLREKIETQEGGPCFIETVRGMGYRFIAF